From a single Adhaeribacter swui genomic region:
- a CDS encoding NACHT domain-containing protein, producing the protein MSISKRLPEVKTLASILPKGTAGGKEFARIVDLLLFHDSRRSNKKFTIFSDAAGDYMGLDSFEGDGFRKEGHTGYQYKYFPSPLSASHRKEIANSLRKAAEKHKESKIKKWILVTPENLTESSTRKDFGDVTWFENLRTELNINFEIEHWGHQQLLALFLETPSICLFYYPELINEGFKLKNTINETRARYNDNLLSLYKNIEFVGMSIYKQEATKGIPMENIYIPVKLIPEAADDHSGNNIFMDPVYLLNPGAKSVILGDPGSGKSTLLRFLSLCGISKPVQKRYNTKQDVRLPIFVVLRSYADELKSKLNLSLIDYILETVQADFNLRGADSDFFEYYLESGQAILLFDGLDELPDSNFKHIVRDRIRSLITTFPGNTVIVTSRVVGYDNPFRFDDKEFNHTKVSKLQLPEIEQFVKDWYSVRIESDKERNANINDLIRIVRDENHTAIKELAENPLLLTIVTLVHRIDAVLPDERVVLYQKCTETLLNTWQTWKFKDSEIKNKGKIERRNRLRMEVIANWMHNQSTGTGRTQRSIVPYNELLKFLTEHISEVEKPSESEDDPQDLANNFIDFIKKRAGLLIEVGDQKYSFVHLTFQEYLTSTYIITSSEKEGLVNIWKTLEAYARDPRWYEVIRLLIAGLKSNESQEFLIDKILVERDKKRYVKSPILLGGLLLDGVLSAEDRKEEILSNIILCSTKASRPNELRPLISIIRSYVAKEKSNAEIISQVFLELWENEKNNEQILRLILFFISTGLENDIITEKIVSYIKNDSNEYLKLFFLNHNEHKGGFSNIVKSQMNLLSKVQSYYSITSPYSNFIAATLHSIFFYFNKEFGYKNAFNQFLSPLRTGAAYGPFEDFTYNSLIISNQNKNLDGKTKLKFITDQRLLSRTNKNKLRPNLFSKIDKTLQSAFDHMKGENSEGKKKTNRVHPSDSSYFRKILHNEILNSGLKKDNLLGLGNSSRLFDREIAIIRDSNMDDTWKLFQSNIKLITPLLNILCDGFELEPRALWFEALRVGFLPKIPETNLFSNDYILEDKILYSNTASSFSNNGYHEALLILVNLWISIFGNPSVIENSNFLDLVENARKSDLAPVKLVVNIFDLIYSSDSKSDEIISMIISDNPEFVAMFREINWHWIKPSEINDDINTISHDKRLIKKM; encoded by the coding sequence ATGTCTATATCCAAACGTCTCCCAGAGGTAAAAACCTTAGCTTCTATTCTTCCTAAGGGAACTGCAGGAGGAAAAGAGTTTGCTCGTATTGTTGATTTATTACTTTTTCATGATAGTAGAAGAAGTAATAAAAAATTTACAATATTTAGTGATGCAGCTGGAGATTACATGGGATTAGATAGTTTCGAAGGAGACGGTTTTAGAAAAGAAGGTCATACAGGTTATCAATATAAATATTTCCCTTCTCCGTTAAGTGCTTCCCACCGTAAGGAAATAGCCAATAGTCTAAGGAAGGCTGCAGAAAAACATAAAGAAAGTAAAATAAAAAAATGGATTTTAGTTACACCTGAAAATTTAACAGAATCAAGTACAAGAAAAGATTTTGGAGACGTTACTTGGTTTGAAAATTTAAGAACTGAGTTGAATATTAACTTTGAAATTGAACATTGGGGACATCAGCAATTACTAGCTTTATTTCTTGAAACACCATCTATTTGCTTGTTTTATTATCCTGAATTAATAAATGAAGGATTCAAGTTAAAAAATACTATTAATGAAACAAGGGCTAGATATAATGATAATCTACTCTCATTATATAAAAACATTGAATTTGTAGGAATGTCAATTTATAAACAGGAAGCAACAAAAGGTATTCCAATGGAGAATATTTATATCCCTGTTAAATTAATACCTGAAGCTGCGGATGATCACAGTGGTAATAATATTTTTATGGATCCTGTTTATTTGCTAAATCCAGGAGCTAAATCAGTAATTCTTGGAGATCCAGGCTCTGGAAAATCTACATTATTAAGGTTCCTATCATTGTGTGGCATTTCTAAACCCGTTCAAAAGAGATATAATACTAAACAAGATGTAAGGTTACCAATCTTTGTTGTATTACGAAGCTATGCAGATGAACTTAAGTCTAAACTTAATTTATCCTTAATCGATTATATTCTTGAAACAGTACAGGCTGATTTTAATCTTAGGGGTGCTGATTCTGATTTTTTTGAGTATTATTTAGAAAGTGGTCAAGCTATTTTACTTTTTGATGGTTTAGATGAATTACCAGATTCAAACTTTAAACATATTGTTAGAGATAGAATTAGGTCATTAATTACTACATTTCCGGGTAATACTGTTATTGTAACTTCAAGAGTTGTTGGTTATGATAATCCTTTCCGTTTTGATGATAAAGAATTTAATCATACAAAAGTATCTAAACTACAACTTCCTGAGATTGAACAATTCGTAAAAGATTGGTATTCCGTACGAATTGAAAGTGATAAAGAACGAAATGCAAATATCAATGACTTGATTCGAATTGTAAGGGATGAAAATCATACAGCTATAAAAGAATTAGCTGAAAACCCTTTACTATTAACTATAGTGACTTTAGTCCATAGAATAGATGCAGTTTTACCTGATGAAAGAGTAGTATTGTATCAAAAATGTACCGAAACTTTATTAAATACTTGGCAAACTTGGAAATTTAAAGATTCTGAAATTAAAAATAAAGGAAAAATTGAGAGGCGAAACCGACTACGAATGGAAGTTATTGCAAATTGGATGCATAACCAAAGTACAGGTACGGGTAGAACCCAAAGATCAATAGTCCCATATAATGAACTTCTAAAATTTTTAACAGAACATATAAGCGAAGTAGAAAAACCTAGTGAATCGGAAGATGATCCTCAAGACCTTGCGAATAATTTTATTGATTTCATTAAAAAGCGAGCAGGATTATTAATTGAGGTTGGGGATCAGAAATACAGTTTTGTCCATTTAACATTCCAAGAATATCTTACTTCAACTTACATTATTACGAGCAGTGAAAAGGAAGGATTAGTTAATATTTGGAAAACTTTAGAAGCATACGCACGAGATCCTAGATGGTATGAAGTAATTAGATTATTAATTGCAGGTTTAAAATCAAACGAAAGCCAAGAATTTCTAATAGATAAAATATTAGTAGAAAGAGACAAAAAGAGATATGTAAAAAGTCCAATATTGTTAGGAGGGTTATTACTTGATGGAGTATTATCCGCTGAAGATCGTAAAGAGGAAATTCTTTCTAATATTATTTTATGTAGTACAAAAGCCTCCCGACCTAATGAACTAAGGCCCCTAATTTCAATAATAAGAAGTTATGTAGCCAAGGAAAAATCAAATGCTGAGATTATTAGCCAAGTATTTCTTGAATTATGGGAAAATGAAAAGAATAATGAGCAAATATTACGATTAATTCTATTTTTCATTTCTACGGGATTGGAAAATGACATAATTACAGAAAAAATAGTTTCTTATATTAAAAATGATTCTAACGAGTATTTAAAGTTATTTTTCCTAAATCACAATGAACACAAAGGTGGATTTTCCAATATTGTTAAGTCTCAAATGAATTTACTCAGCAAAGTTCAATCTTATTATTCCATAACCTCTCCTTATTCAAACTTTATTGCTGCCACCTTGCATTCAATATTTTTTTATTTTAATAAAGAATTTGGTTACAAAAACGCTTTTAACCAATTCTTATCACCCTTGCGAACAGGTGCAGCATATGGGCCTTTTGAGGATTTTACCTACAATTCTTTGATTATTTCAAACCAGAATAAAAATTTAGATGGTAAAACAAAATTAAAATTTATAACGGATCAGAGGCTATTATCTCGGACAAATAAAAACAAATTAAGACCAAACTTATTTTCAAAAATAGATAAGACTTTGCAATCTGCCTTTGATCACATGAAAGGCGAAAATAGTGAAGGTAAAAAGAAAACAAATAGGGTACATCCTTCTGATTCAAGTTATTTTAGAAAGATTTTACATAATGAGATTTTAAATTCTGGTTTAAAAAAAGACAACTTATTAGGACTAGGTAACTCGTCAAGACTATTTGATAGAGAAATTGCAATTATCCGTGATTCAAATATGGATGATACTTGGAAGCTTTTCCAATCAAATATTAAATTAATCACCCCGTTGTTAAATATTCTATGTGATGGTTTTGAATTAGAACCTAGGGCATTATGGTTTGAAGCTTTAAGGGTTGGATTTTTGCCTAAAATTCCTGAAACAAACTTGTTCTCAAATGATTATATTTTAGAAGACAAGATACTATATTCAAATACTGCATCTTCTTTTTCAAATAACGGATATCATGAGGCATTATTAATATTGGTTAATTTATGGATTAGCATTTTTGGAAACCCTTCAGTAATTGAAAATTCTAATTTTCTTGATTTGGTAGAAAATGCAAGGAAATCTGATTTAGCACCTGTTAAATTGGTCGTAAATATTTTTGATTTAATTTATAGTAGTGATTCTAAATCAGATGAAATAATTTCAATGATAATTTCTGATAACCCTGAATTCGTTGCAATGTTTAGAGAAATTAATTGGCATTGGATTAAACCTTCAGAAATCAATGATGACATAAACACGATTAGTCATGATAAGAGATTAATAAAAAAAATGTAA